One Agrococcus jenensis genomic region harbors:
- a CDS encoding CpaF family protein, with protein sequence MSSLAERLSAKRGGAPALQEEVRRAPVAAPVAPPDRTVAQRGEASQPTAPVEDRPQQLDGLIGLKQRAAEALFVRIGTRINDPDLSEEQLHALVREELNAVVEAEQAPLTGEERQRLINEVRDDVLGLGPLQRLIEDPTVTEIMVNGPDNVYVEQSGKLGRAPVRFTSEEQLRRIIERIVTRIGRRIDESSPMVDARLEDGSRVNAVIPPLAFSGSTLTIRKFSKDPFKVPDLIRFGTLTPQMAQLLQACVEGKLNVIVSGGTGTGKTTLLNVLSSFIPSGERIITIEDAVELQLQQDHIVRLESRPSNIEGKGEITIRDLVRNSLRMRPDRIVVGEVRGGETLDMLQAMNTGHDGSLSTVHANSPRDAIARLETLVLMAGMELPLRAIREQIASAVDVIVQLERLRDGTRRVTAVTEVVGMEGQVVTLQDVYLFDYTAGQDHTGRFIGVPLPTGVRPKFLERIHDLGIPLPAGMFDPPAR encoded by the coding sequence ATGAGCAGCCTTGCCGAGCGGCTGTCCGCCAAGCGAGGCGGCGCGCCCGCGCTCCAGGAGGAGGTCCGCCGTGCACCCGTCGCCGCTCCAGTCGCGCCGCCCGACCGGACGGTCGCCCAGCGCGGCGAGGCATCGCAGCCGACTGCGCCGGTGGAGGATCGGCCGCAGCAGCTCGACGGCCTCATCGGGCTCAAGCAGCGGGCCGCCGAGGCGCTCTTCGTGCGCATCGGCACGCGCATCAACGATCCCGACCTCTCCGAGGAGCAGCTCCACGCCCTCGTGCGGGAGGAGCTGAACGCGGTCGTCGAGGCAGAGCAGGCACCGCTCACCGGCGAGGAGCGGCAGCGCCTCATCAATGAGGTCCGCGACGACGTGCTGGGCCTCGGTCCCCTGCAGCGGCTCATCGAGGATCCGACCGTCACCGAGATCATGGTCAACGGTCCCGACAACGTCTACGTCGAGCAGTCGGGCAAGCTGGGCCGCGCTCCCGTGCGCTTCACGTCGGAGGAGCAGCTGCGCCGCATCATCGAGCGCATCGTCACCCGGATCGGTCGCCGCATCGACGAGTCGTCGCCGATGGTCGACGCCCGGCTCGAGGACGGCTCGCGCGTCAACGCCGTCATCCCTCCGCTCGCGTTCTCCGGGTCGACGCTCACGATCCGCAAGTTCTCGAAGGACCCCTTCAAGGTGCCCGACCTCATCCGCTTCGGCACGCTGACGCCGCAGATGGCGCAGCTGCTGCAGGCGTGCGTCGAGGGCAAGCTCAACGTCATCGTCTCGGGCGGCACCGGCACCGGCAAGACGACGCTCCTCAACGTGCTCTCGTCGTTCATCCCGTCGGGGGAGCGGATCATCACGATCGAGGACGCGGTGGAGCTGCAGCTGCAGCAGGACCACATCGTGCGGCTCGAGTCGCGTCCCTCGAACATCGAGGGCAAGGGAGAGATCACGATCCGCGACCTCGTGCGCAACTCCCTCCGCATGCGGCCCGACCGCATCGTCGTCGGCGAGGTGCGCGGCGGTGAGACGCTCGACATGCTGCAGGCCATGAACACGGGGCACGACGGATCGCTGTCGACGGTGCACGCGAATTCCCCGCGCGACGCGATCGCGCGACTCGAGACGCTCGTGCTGATGGCCGGCATGGAGCTGCCGCTCCGTGCGATCCGCGAGCAGATCGCCTCGGCCGTCGACGTGATCGTGCAGCTGGAGCGCCTCCGCGACGGCACGCGCCGCGTGACGGCGGTCACCGAGGTGGTCGGCATGGAGGGCCAGGTCGTCACCCTGCAGGACGTGTACCTCTTCGACTACACCGCCGGCCAGGACCACACGGGCCGGTTCATCGGCGTGCCGCTGCCCACCGGTGTCCGCCCCAAGTTCCTCGAGCGCATCCATGACCTCGGCATCCCGCTGCCCGCGGGCATGTTCGACCCGCCCGCACGATGA
- a CDS encoding type II secretion system F family protein — MMLVGIASGAVALGAGAAVLLLASPRGARLPRERRRPVTEEGEGALAGAAEAATGLVGRLIRPRSGSLATSLDLAGIRMRPQDFVFLVAVGSLALVAVTLLLGGGLFAAPAAMLSPVAAVLLVRVRVERRRRAFGEQLDGTLQLMASSLRAGYSMMQVLTSVAKQSEEPTASELARIVNETRVGRPVVAALEEAAERMSSEDFRWATQAIAINREVGGSLAEVLDRVAGTIRERGQIRRHVASLSAEGRMSAVILMVLPFAVCGFLVLINPTYLLPLVQTGIGIGLLVFSGVLFTVGGVWLSKVVQVKF, encoded by the coding sequence ATGATGCTCGTCGGGATCGCCTCGGGCGCCGTCGCGCTGGGCGCCGGCGCCGCCGTGCTGCTCCTCGCGTCGCCGCGGGGCGCACGGCTGCCGCGAGAGCGCCGCAGGCCCGTGACCGAGGAGGGCGAGGGCGCCCTCGCTGGTGCCGCGGAGGCGGCGACCGGTCTCGTCGGCCGATTGATCCGTCCCCGCTCGGGATCGCTCGCCACGAGCCTCGACCTCGCCGGCATCCGGATGCGCCCGCAGGACTTCGTCTTCCTGGTCGCGGTCGGATCTCTCGCGCTCGTCGCGGTGACGCTGCTGCTCGGCGGCGGGCTCTTCGCAGCGCCCGCGGCGATGCTCTCACCCGTGGCCGCCGTGCTGCTCGTGCGGGTCAGGGTGGAGCGCCGACGGCGCGCGTTCGGCGAGCAGCTCGACGGCACGCTGCAGCTGATGGCGTCGAGCCTCAGGGCGGGCTACAGCATGATGCAGGTGCTGACGTCGGTGGCGAAGCAGTCCGAGGAGCCGACCGCCTCCGAGCTCGCGCGCATCGTGAACGAGACGCGCGTCGGCAGGCCGGTCGTCGCGGCCCTCGAAGAGGCCGCCGAGCGCATGTCCAGCGAGGACTTCCGGTGGGCGACGCAAGCCATCGCGATCAACCGAGAGGTCGGTGGCAGCCTGGCGGAGGTGCTCGACCGGGTCGCAGGGACGATCCGCGAGCGCGGCCAGATACGCCGCCACGTCGCCTCGCTCAGTGCCGAGGGACGGATGTCGGCCGTGATCCTCATGGTCCTGCCGTTCGCAGTCTGCGGCTTCCTCGTGCTGATCAATCCCACGTACCTGCTGCCGCTCGTGCAGACGGGCATCGGCATCGGCCTGCTCGTGTTCTCCGGTGTGCTCTTCACCGTTGGTGGCGTGTGGCTGAGCAAGGTCGTGCAGGTGAAGTTCTGA